The DNA region tgtTTTGATTCTTGAATGGCTAATATTCTAAATTTGAAGTTATTGAATGTTGTGTGGTCAACAGGCTATTACGGTGGAACCAGTCTCCAAGCTCAAACTCAACTCTAGGATTCTTCAGGTATTTTATTTAGCAGATCCCCTCTTTTTTTGTATGAATTTGTTCCAttgcaaattatttatttttcttcttctttcactaTGATTGTACAGGATTCAATAGTTCAAAAGGTCAATGAAAATCCCAAAGCTGGATGGGAAGCTGCAATGAACCCTCAATTTTCCAATTATTCTGTGAGTGCTCGACTGGGCAGACCTTGTTCATCAGGATTTAGAGACTGGGATTGTTTTAAGTACCTTTTTATGTTGCTTCATTAACTCATGTAGAGGCTGATTCTAGTCTTTTATTCCATACAGCTAACATTTCCAGTTTCTTTGCTGCATAGGTTGGAGAATTTAAGTACCTTCTTGGAGTCAAACAAACACCCACAAAGGAACTAAGAGGCGTTCCTCTTTTAAGGCATCCAAAATCCATGAAATTGCCAATAGAATTTGATGCGAGAACTGCTTGGCTGCATTGTAGCACCATTGGAAGAATTCTAGGTCACTTTCTACCTGCTTGCATTGCAtggttctctgtttttttttttttctaattaattttcaaggtCCTGATTTTTTTCTGCTTTATTTGGCAAATTGTGGGTCAAATTTGAAATCATAGATCAGGtaaacaaatttgtttttatttctttctcaaGGATTTGTCTAAATAAACCTTGCTAGTTCCCGACACATTTCGATTTTGATAATCCAGGGTCACTGTGGATCCTGTTGGGCATTTGGTGCTGTTGAATCACTATCTGATCGTTTTTGCATCCATTATGGCATGGTAACTGAATCTTGTGATTCAAATTGATTGTTTATATTTGAACAAAAGAAGTTGGCTATTTATGTTGTTCCAGTATAATCATATACGTCCTTTTATTGCAGAACCTCTCTCTATCTGTCAATGATCTCTTAGCTTGCTGTGGCTGGATGTGTGGCGGTGGTTGCGATGGGGGTAGTCCAATTGATGCATGGAGATACTTTGTCCAATCTGGTGTTGTCACTGAGGAGGTACAAGTTTCTGGCCTTTCCTATTACTTTGACCCTTGAGATCTCTCTTGGTTTAGATTGGTTACTGAGAAAATGAGAGACATTACATTTTGATCTTGCCCAATCTGTTCTACGATCATGATGTTCCTTCACAAAATTTTCATGTGGCAGTGTGATCCATACTTTGATGATATTGGCTGTTCTCACCCTGGTTGCGAACCAGGATTTCCTACTCCAAAGTGTGAGAGAAAGTGTGCTGATAAGAACAAACTCTGGGCGGAGTCAAAGCACTTCAGTGTTAATGCATATAGAATCGATTCTGACCCCCACAGTATTATGGCAGAAGTTTCTAGCAACGGACCAGTAGAGGTCGCCTTCACTGTTTATGAGGTAAAAACTTGGTTCATTCTCATTTGCTCACACTTGATGCACTGAGGTCTCTTGTAGTGCGTAACTACAGCTCGCTTGTTAAGCTGAAGAAATTCTGAGCATTGCTTTTACAAGTAGGAATAACTTTGGTGGGAGTTTGCAAccattttatctataaaatatgAATCTCTTTTTTAGTTGTACTTGCACTTTTCATTCATAAGGGACGAAAGTTGCCCATTATTAATCTATTGTAAAGTATTAACATAGATATTGCATGAATATAAATGTGCCTGGGAAGTATAACTTGTtacttaaaataattgaaatgttCTGTTTACGATCCTACAGGATTTTGCTCATTATAAATCAGGAGTTTACAAGCACATAACAGGTGATGTCATGGGAGGCCATGCTGTTAAGCTTATTGGGTGGGGGGCTTCTGAAGACGGGGAGGATTATTGGGTATGTGTTAAtacttgtcattttttttagatttcattgtAAGTAACTTCAATATGCCTAGCATATAAAAGCAGCGGCAAATTAGTAGGATATTTAACTCCCGCCCATGATCGATTAAGTGTTAAAGCAATTGTccagaaaaattaaagatgtcAAGAATAAAAAGTCTTGTAATCTATGCCAAACTCTAGGCGTATTGTGTGGATAGAAGACACTAGACTTTTCATTTACTTCTCTTTTGGCTAGATTATGAATCCTTtatatataatctaattttttaacctCCATTCATCATAGATATGCTCGATCCACTACTATAGTTCAATAGGCTCCAAGTCTTGATTGTCACTTAATTTTCTCATGTTATTAACACAAGTATTACTCTTTGTTTCAGCTTCTTGCTAATCAGTGGAACAGAGGCTGGGGTGATGTAGGTTCTTTTGATCAGAATTTGCTTCGTGTTGAATTACCATCGAATTACCGTCGTAGAAGGTATTCTCAAATGCTGACATGCAATTTCATTTTGAATGACAGGATGGTTACTTCAAGATTAAAAGAGGAACAAATGAGTGCGGTATTGAAGAGGCTGTTGTTGCTGGTTTGCCTTCCACCAGGAACCTGGTTAGAGAAGTTGCCAGCATCGATGCCCATGAGCACGCTTCGGCTTGATGATGGATTATCGTATTCAAATGTGATGTAATTCATGTATGAACCATGTGTTCTAGCGATAAATTATGCAAGAAGAGAGTTATTGGATATGATCTCAGCTACATTAGGATGCTTTTGTTAAAAAGGATaggattgaattttaaaaaacaaattcaaatattaaGTTAATGTCTAAAAATTATAAGACCTTTAATTCCCTATCCCCTTCGTTACCCTCCAAATGTGGAGAACCAAAGGATTAGAGGAGTTGGGGATTGGAGAATGGCATCAGGAAacgaaaaggaagaagaaggaatcACTATTCCCACAGACTTTAtcattctgtttttttattaattattcgaTCTTAAGAATtccttaatgaaaaatatacatGCGCGTGCACACGCAACATGtaagattatgaatttataaataaaatgtatttgttgaaatatatttagtatattatagtttttattgattattttatatcttaagAGTATAATAATAGAATTTCgataaatattatatagttgttttaaatatttcaataaccaaTTGCCAAATGTTGTTTTTATTCCATAACATAACACAATAGCAATACCCCAGTAATATCAAATAAACCTTTAATTTACGTGTCTTCAAGAAGATGGTAtatcattgatttttaaataataaattttgtagagaaattaaatttttaaactataatatatcattcatttttaaagaataaattttatagcAATACCCCATAAATTTTCAAGcccaaaaactttttatttgaaaaaatgtgttagaaaataatataaattttattttagaatctcatttaacaacttaaattattaaattaaaataattatttaataaataatattaagaaacataagaaaaataatgtatCGTGACCAAAAAAGTTtagcaaaaaattatatttggtgATCGTGAATGATACAAATGatataatttgaatattataataacacaaaaaaaagagtttttatttcATAGAGATAAAAATGTAAAACCAACATTTTTTAGCGCAACTTGTGAAAAAATCTAACTAGGGGTATTTTAGACCATGGAGTGGGATTATCAAGCATTACAATGAAAATAGACACCATGTCGAAAAATTTGTGCaagattatcaaaataattgaaattttttattgatgaatacggtatcaattttataaaatcaagtaaaacttttattcttttttaattttgatattgtttacttattatatgaataatataaCTCACTATACtaattgttttggttttaaatcatatctatttttttaaccaatgaATTGAAATTGATTGCTAGAAAATCAAAGATAGATTATtctacaaacttcaaaactgtaactaatttttttttataacaacgaaattctataaaaaatttatttgtttttatgtttaaaattatgttttgtaattttttatttttttacttgaaattaaatttttttattattttgatttgttaatattaaaaataatattttttaaaaaaatattattatatattttaaataaaaaatattataaaaaaacacttgagaGTAGCCTTTTCCAATAACATTCCTAAATAGCATGTCAAAGCTTGATTTTTAAACCAACGAGTTATTACGATCATTTCGCTAACAGAATACTCGCTCTTGAACATATCTTCTCTGGctattataaacaaaaacctCAACCGTGTGTTTGATTAGGaatataattatggttattttataaaatattttttatttaaaaatatattaaaataatatttttttttattttttatattaatatatcaaaataatataaaaatcaaaataaaaattttttaatttaaaaataaaacatgtttaaaacacaaaaataaacatttcctttattttctcGTCAGTGCGTTACTGTCGGCGACTTTAATTTCTCTTGCCACGCCGTGTCTACACCAAAAACCATGTGCATATTTTAATAGTCCTTCATTGATGTGATTTATCCAGCAGGGACCACGGTGGTTTGTCGCTTTATCTACTTTCTGGCAGACTGGGTTggatttatggtttttaatgtGGGGATATGGGAAAACCTGACCCCTCAGTTTGTTCTCCTCGAAACAACGTCCTCCACACACACAggatgtttttgaaattaaatcgaaaaataacataattcagTAAAATAAAAACGTTTTGCTAAAATAAcatatgttataaaaatatttaaaaaataacatatttttttaacataattataattctaaatattagtttttgtaACATAGATAATTgagaatatttattaaattaattaacatataaaaaagtcaatataaaaatttatgaaaattcaattattaagaTATAATATTCAAGATTTTACTATGTGCAGCTTAACtggttatattat from Populus alba chromosome 14, ASM523922v2, whole genome shotgun sequence includes:
- the LOC118041153 gene encoding cathepsin B-like protease 3, which encodes MANPLYFPTLLLLLAAISQAITVEPVSKLKLNSRILQDSIVQKVNENPKAGWEAAMNPQFSNYSVGEFKYLLGVKQTPTKELRGVPLGHCGSCWAFGAVESLSDRFCIHYGMNLSLSVNDLLACCGWMCGGGCDGGSPIDAWRYFVQSGVVTEECDPYFDDIGCSHPGCEPGFPTPKCERKCADKNKLWAESKHFSVNAYRIDSDPHSIMAEVSSNGPVEVAFTVYEDFAHYKSGVYKHITGDVMGGHAVKLIGWGASEDGEDYWLLANQWNRGWGDDGYFKIKRGTNECGIEEAVVAGLPSTRNLVREVASIDAHEHASA